The genomic window CACGGGGATGGGGCAAGTGTTGTGGAAGAACGAGGCTCATCTATTGTCAGACAAGATTCACATAATGAGGTAATTGAAGATGAAGTGAATGGTGTAGGTAGTCTCCTTACAATGACTCTCGAAGGGGAAGATACGGGTGGTCAACCCGAGGGTGAAGATAAGGGTAGTGAGCAAGTGAACAACTGtgttggaaatatttgtaaaaatgatgaggTACCCAATGTAGAAAACCCACCGATGAAGATATCTAAAGGTAGTGATGAGGGTACTGTTGTAAAGGAAATTATTGCTGCTGAGAGGGAATGTGTAAACGGCAGTTGTGGCGACAGACAGCTACTTGCGAACGTGGTTTGTGGTAAGAGCTCTTTTGTGGGCAAGCAAGCAGCTGGTAATGACAAAAGTAATCACTCTGTACAAACCATTGGTGACAGTATTATTTTGTGTGTAGACGATCAGCTACAAAATCAACGGGAGGATGCGAAGTCTCCTGACATTGCCAGGATGCTAGCAGAATTCACTCAGTATTGCTTGCTTAGCCCAGTCTCTCCAGAAGTGCTGAATGAAGAGGGTGGTAAGTTACAGTTTTTCTTATTTCTGTATCCAGAAAACAATTtagtagggatgggacgaatccacattttggtcgaatccgaatccttgttcgaatcctcagtgtttgtcattgaatctcgaatcccagtcccacactaaacttcaccacatgttattaaaaaaaaatcaaacatttattttaaaaaattacatgtgtatttataaaattataaaataagtgcataagtgcatacacctgatataaaatagagagaaataacctcaaaaaccacacacgtaagtttgcatctgtctaattctctgttaaattaatccttcctatgttttcaataaaatacgtttgtataacagactccatttaaaaaaagttacgtttttttctgcaatgttatattattgaaagttggaaatgatagagtagttatgctaattgacaaaatgcagcgtagtttatcttatgtttgtgccatttccgttacctttataatatagtttaggtatacctacaattttctagagctggacgaacctcagttctctggtttcgaaccgagccgaactgaacctcatacagaaataattgttttcaattaaaatgaacagatgaccagcattttggtctttaactgagtggtgagaaagaaagattctccagccatatgtaaaattaaaacattatatagcttagcttatatatataccaacttttaattcgtgaagaagttacatctaaatttcaaaaagactatattcctttttatgtgtacactaaccttcatttaaaaaaaatattaaaaagatgacgaacattcagcataaggccacataacatatttttgtggtagacataacctaacatttttaataagtaaaactttttaataggacataaaaaaaaagacgaatgtgaattaagttacctatctacatatttttgtggtagacataacctaacatttttaataagtaaaactttttaataggacatcaaaaaaaggcgaatgtgaattaagttacctatctacattacaaaacccgctgtctgcagttgctgttttcttggaagaatgctgctcgttagaagaaactttagacggtttttttggggtggttctgggtcatccgggtcgtcattatcttttctccatttggaaaacttaaacgacgttagcctgctcatcgcaaatcacctcaagaacaataatattgtaaacgtaacgtaaaaagtgtggttatagaaatttgcgtcggaaaaaagaaaacacgagaaataatgatggctgccgcgactacgctagtcaacttagtaccgtactgtaacatttactggaccagtacttttaatacacaagattaaattaatattttcattacctgactgttataaccaaaaaggccaaaaaaaataaatacatcccagtaatttaaaatacgtaatttacgtaatcatttcctaccgcatttgtgttgtgttaacttgatcacgttagttttgccgaaatacgagagttctcgtacatgcgctttagtttaacgtatggggtacgcaatgtttggtgattttacaacacttctcgtatacgcactatagttaaaggtataatatacaatacctttggcatttgtacgatagtttatattacgtagtacgacaaatgcatacaaaattctctaaagtaatcaaaaaacaaagcgcgcccatatgaaaaaatgctatgcgagttatgcgacgattaataattttatttttattttgtctgcgcttgaaactgttgaagcgacgattatgcgataaaagtcggaatattacaagtaatagaattttgttgagctgttttgtgaatggtctcaaatgggggttagaaaattagaaaaacgtatttttttttaaacgatcgttcggtttttcgaatatattttaagaggtttcgaaccgaaccgaacgtaagggttcggttcggttcgaaattttcaaacttcgcccagcactacaattatcaattactacctaaaactcttaaaaacccacctcgaatcccacctcgaatcccacctcggatcctacgaatcctcgaatccataggattctgtatattcgacgaatccaagattcgaaaatcccatccctacaaTTTAGTTGTTTGGACTAAACAGTAGCTGTTTGAACGAGCAACCAAGATGATTGTGTGCAATGTTCAAATTTGGAGTTTTTGCAGTCACACGCAAAACTTATTCATTTCTAAATCGCTTGGCAGTTTAATTAGTGTCTTTCGTGGTTGTATGCTAGAGTAAGATTCCCGGTAATAATCTAGGATTTGGAAGACAACTTCATTATTATGAAATACTATACTACTACTACAACAACAGTAAATGTGCTTCATCATGAACCTCTTGTTAAACACCCATGTGTTAACAAACTATAACTTCTTTTGTCtggttaaaacttaatttaaaaacctACTATGCTCACATCTCTATTATATGTAGCAGAGTAAATTATTGATTTTACTTTAATACAAGGCACCATCGATTCTAAGATGCCGCCTTCTTTGGTCCCTCAATTTTCTGTTAAAGAAAACATTTTCCTACAAATATAATATGCACTTCAAGTAACACATTGATGCACCCCATATTCTGAGTtcaaaaagtgtaaaaaatggTGTGTTTTAGAATTGAGTATATTCGGTAGAGTGTGATTAGATGAATGAtgcattttaacaataaaatatttttcacatctttgattttgaGTGAATATATATAAGTTATCTTGATGTTTTAAAGGCAAAAATTCAAAGGCAAATTATGTATTTTGCAGAAAAATACCATTGAGTGgtattattgattttttaatagttttaactcTATGCATTATTTTTGCTTTGTAAAGTTCATGTTAGTTACCTGTCAATCTCattatgtatgtaaataattctataaaaattgtaaaaatgttattaaaaaattgagTTCTATTAAGTGGTATTATGAAATGATAGTGTAAAATACCTTTACTATCTACATTGCTATTTTTGTTAGCTTGAATGCTTTAGAAGTACATCCTTGATTATTTATTGTGATTTCAGGAGGAGAACAGAGTCAGTCGGGAGTGTCGGGAATTCAGGTCGCAGGCCCAGCAGACCGGATCGCAGAACCCTCGGCTGGTGAACAGCACACCGGCAAGGACAGTAGCATGGAGAATGTGGAGTGTGAGCTGGAGATCAAGTATGTTAGCGTGAAAGCTACTAACAAGGAACGCAGGAAAACCAGGAAACTGCCTAAACAGGACGTCAGCCAAGTGATGtgcgaaaaacaaaatggtgcAGATAAACAACTTTCTACAGAAATTTGCAGAGTTGAAAAGAAGTGTGTAAAAAATTATGAGCCTTCACATCAAATAATTAATCTCCAAGAAAGTAGCTTGACAAGAATCACTACTGATTTAAAAGACTGTGTAGAAACGTACTTCACAAAAATTATGGATGAAACCGTTCATAAGCGAGAGTTTGAGGACTTTGTTGCCAAAGAGTTCACGCCATTTAAGAATGCAATAACTGAAACATTGGAAGAAATAAAGGCTAAAATAACCTCGTTTCAGGAGACATCTGCCTCTTGTGGTGGCATGTCTGGGCGTGGCACACCAGGCTCTGCAAAAAGAAGTAGTGGCGTTACTTTATCGCAAAGGAAACGTGTTCGTAAGACCCGCGATACGATAGACACAACTCCGCCTCAACCTCATAGATCTACACGCAGTCATGCTTCTAGACGTTCATCTACCCGCAGTCTAGTTTCTTCTGGTAGTAGAGATGCTGGTGTAAATAATGTTGAATCATCAGACTCTGACTGCAATAGTGAAAGCTCTTTTATAAAACTGCCCGCCAAATGTGGACGAAGGTTAGTTTTATCCAGCTCTGACAGCAGCGATGAAGAGCTGTTGAAACGTCGATGTAGAAATTCTGTTTGCAAAGTTTCGTTGAAAAATATTCTTCTAAAAGGTGATAACTCTAATGAACTAGCAGCTTCAGGTAAGCAACTAGTAGTAGGTAAAAAAGACTGCTCTAATATTAAATGTACAGGTGAGGAAAATATTACAGtgaaaagtaatgaaaataattgttttaatgcaGAACCAGTTAGTGTTCAGGATGATTCTAATGTAGAGGTTGTTAGTTTTATGGATACGTCCAATGCAGAACATATTCACATACCAAATAATTCAAATGTTGAAACTGAAGTTGGACGTGGGCGTGCTCTTCGGAAGCGTAATATTTCAGTGTGCGAGTCTGAGGACTCTGGTGGGTGTAAAGGAAAGCGTGGAAATGTAAAACGTAGAACCGCCTTTGAAAGTCGTAGAAAGTCTAGTTTGCTGTCCAGTGAAAAAGAAGTTGAAAGTGATGAAGAAACTCCTCCACCATGTTctagaaagaaaaataatttaagaaaatcaaaaagcattaaaaaattggGAATATTTGAGACGTTAAAGCCAAATGTTGAAACTAAAAGTCAGATGGAAATTGCAGTTAGATCAGAACAGTTTGAATTGAAAGAACGTAGTTCAGAAAGTGCACCAACGGGTAAGATAAATAATACTGCAATACTGGAAAATGGATGTGTTAGAAGAATGGAGTATAAAATTCCTAATGCCAAACCATTAAGAATAGCTCGTAAAGGAAATAATGATTTGGAAGAGAACTTGCCATATAATTTAGATCTGAACTTTAAGAGAGAGTATCTTTCTGAAAAGTTCAAAGCTATTTCAAATGCCAGAACGATACAGAAAACTAAAAAACCATCactccttaaaaaaataatttcgaaatGTGAACGAATAAGTAAAATCGGGAAAGTGGAGGAAAAAGATGCCAAACCTACAAGGAGACGCAAGAAAGCAAGGGTCTGTAGTTTGAGCAAAGAAAGTGATGTTGGATCAAATGATGAGTCTGAAAAGCAAACTGCTGATAGTGGAAAAGAAAAACTGCCGATGCTGAGTCAGGAATATTTGGTATGCCATGAAAATGCTGATAGCTGTGAAACCCTTATGCTTTCTGATTATTACAAACCAGGATTGTCATCTCAAGAAGTTGGATTCCCTTTAAGTAAAGACACTGGCGATACTATAGTGTCTGAGGAGCAAAACCAAGCAGATTTGCGATCTGCAAGGATAGAGCCTCCGGGACATGATGTCGATGTTGACGGCTGTAAAACACCTACGTTCACAGAGTATTACTCATCAAAGGTACTACCAAGACGTAAATATTCTGTGTGTGACGACAACATTGATGGCAGTAGAACTCCTACTTATTCAGAGTATTACAGTAATGATTTGCTGTTACCGTCAAGACTGAATTATTCTGGACCCAATAGCAGTTTGCCTTGTGGCTCCAGACAAGATGGTTGTCTTATTGCAGAAGAGCCTTTTAATGCTATAGCTAATGAATCTCTTGCTGGAGCTTGCAAGCCCCCCACTGCTGCCAACGATAGAAGAACATCTCCTGTATCACTGACAAGGCCTACTGCGTGTATAGTTGGGTTGCAAGGCACGTCAGCAGGTTCCAGACCAGTTGCTGTTCAGGAAGGTGTCACATTGACGAACCATTCAACTGGACACAGTGTGAGCCCTCTGTGCCCGAGTCTGCTCATATTCCCGGAGCGTATCAAGGTGGAGAAAGATAGAGAAGGTGATTGGGATGGCGTCATGGATAGCGATCCATCAGAGGACGATGGCAGGAACTTGGTGTTAACACCTCCGGCCAAAACGTACGGCAGGAACAGAAGCGGTACCTCGTGTCCGGTTGAGAAGGAAGTGCGTTTGCAGCATTTGAACCAGAGCGAGTCCCTGGGAACCCAGTCCAGAGCTGCACATGTTGTGAACCTCGACGACTCTAACGTTGAGGACTTGATTAGCGTGGAGGCAGTCATAGGTGACTCTGACTCGTCGTTGAGTGTAAATAGTGATGTGAAAGAAGTTGCAAACAATGTTATACCATCGTGTGTAGGCTTTAATAGTCGAGAAGTTCCTATGACAAGTAATGTCAATCTCCAAGGTGTAGTGTCTTCAGAGCCATTATATTCACCTGATTCTGTAATTATGAGGCCAAAACATTGTGCAGCGATGGTTGTGACTAAACCATTGCACCCTTCCTCTGTGATTGCAAAGCCACCGCAATCTGAGTTAGAGCCCCACACCACATTGCACTTAGCATCTAATGAATCAATTAAGAATTTGTCAAGGACCCCAGGTGCTTTGCAGAACAGATCTTGTGCAGTACCTTCAACAATGCGTAGTACAGCTAGTAGTGCACCTGGTCCTTCAACCTCAAGGATGTTCCCACAAGCTTCGAGTGTGCAAGTCCCCAGAGCGCCTCCTGGTCCGTTTGGCTCCAGAGGTCCTGACGTCCAGCCAGGCGGCAAGGACCCTGAAACGGCTGCCACGAAGCAGTCCTTTCAGGAGTGCTGGAGGCCGTACTTCGTGAGGGCTCAGCACAAGGTGCACGCAGATCGCAAGTTCAATACCAATCCCAATTTTCAGCGTAAGTAttcattcttaattatttttttagtttgtttagcCCAAAATAATATTGCACATAAGCATTCTAAAATATGGTAAAAATTTGTTTAGAAGGTATCTTTTATTCAtccatgaatttgtaaatattggCTTTAAGTCTTGTATTTTTACAGGTTTATAAGAGTAAGCAAATCTGCAGGGTTCGCACAGAGCCTGCAGAATCAGTGGCCCAGGGGTTTTGCACAGGAGGGCTggcccttcccccctcccgtaCGCTTGAAACTACGTTCATGATGAGAGTATTCTATGATTTTATGAAAAGGGATtttgggggcgggggggggggggaatttataATCTTTTTGTCTTAAGATACATATTACATGCAACTAAAAATGAATTAcaataaaaagtttataattgtatggttTGGCACATTCTATAATCTGGCACCAATCGAGTTGCTCAGGTTTAGATTTTTTGGCTGAATTCCAGGTCGCATTTCTGCTCTGCGGGCATTTTTAGTTTGCTCAGATTTTATCTTTACTGTCCATTTTCAAtgcagtacagtgtttcctgtatTCTAGTgagttatattttacatttggTATTCTCATTAGAACTGCATTGACACACT from Bacillus rossius redtenbacheri isolate Brsri chromosome 1, Brsri_v3, whole genome shotgun sequence includes these protein-coding regions:
- the LOC134528365 gene encoding uncharacterized protein LOC134528365 isoform X2 is translated as MADWDFDNWVAVCKDCERYQGEIRLLKEKQEKVQQLLVAKDQIIDDVQNFRQLIINTDGVYKSLSKVAAAKQRLKERNALYQERQRLMLSVVSRLTVLIYSSLHFMRLWEDEHEITKRAIDVTVDQRQQLEQQNAKLLGIEQMQKQYVALVAEQAEKLKVVENMEKEVANLKKIVKKQDRQHTKTLERAVSAFLEILSQYHMERKLSRKQAVWLENCEKSMAGKKISDAMRYTPLFKSLEEVKEDDVDGEDDCDETLSAKVDTSSRDVAVGDSDCALLHDACVGTEDLITEVSGLAGDRTARSETVVPGVDDGCSDKSPDSGIQTLQSPLSQASQETECWTGSVDSCRNLQLPTIVSAPFSLEEGYMSESPATPYNDWSMVDHDYYRRDDNVAKPQDIHGMSLITDPHRTKESGDVDSIRTSTPYMTKRLHVGESTEHMAKSVDKQLEHVFGVIGTVSPKTYPGKRQLRVAKEKVIIVDKEQTNTSEKVVTHSDMQQVDIPEREQNPVDKENSRNQDSCLDNQKAIPLKKRQILVEVEQQKALSLEALLLEASGDEAATNAKSGPTVFEKCERGRMNEPAGNITEEMFQGWGSDFTSPRKNPVCDGVQQTSSGKNVPVPLKSIFDVSSESDEDPVKKQAVLALEDGGGVDKRQVSAEQELFGDFIDTDEEDGWEAVENPLESMSEVKKVLKASTNLPELDFEKVSEAMETPLESTTEVGKALTIPDVPLEPISEIGKVVEMLEDSPVLMLEVGKAIGIVEEERTPEMCVMRRADENVEVHVSEEVMVHGDGASVVEERGSSIVRQDSHNEVIEDEVNGVGSLLTMTLEGEDTGGQPEGEDKGSEQVNNCVGNICKNDEVPNVENPPMKISKGSDEGTVVKEIIAAERECVNGSCGDRQLLANVVCGKSSFVGKQAAGNDKSNHSVQTIGDSIILCVDDQLQNQREDAKSPDIARMLAEFTQYCLLSPVSPEVLNEEGGGEQSQSGVSGIQVAGPADRIAEPSAGEQHTGKDSSMENVECELEIKYVSVKATNKERRKTRKLPKQDVSQVMCEKQNGADKQLSTEICRVEKKCVKNYEPSHQIINLQESSLTRITTDLKDCVETYFTKIMDETVHKREFEDFVAKEFTPFKNAITETLEEIKAKITSFQETSASCGGMSGRGTPGSAKRSSGVTLSQRKRVRKTRDTIDTTPPQPHRSTRSHASRRSSTRSLVSSGSRDAGVNNVESSDSDCNSESSFIKLPAKCGRRLVLSSSDSSDEELLKRRCRNSVCKVSLKNILLKGDNSNELAASGKQLVVGKKDCSNIKCTGEENITVKSNENNCFNAEPVSVQDDSNVEVVSFMDTSNAEHIHIPNNSNVETEVGRGRALRKRNISVCESEDSGGCKGKRGNVKRRTAFESRRKSSLLSSEKEVESDEETPPPCSRKKNNLRKSKSIKKLGIFETLKPNVETKSQMEIAVRSEQFELKERSSESAPTGKINNTAILENGCVRRMEYKIPNAKPLRIARKGNNDLEENLPYNLDLNFKREYLSEKFKAISNARTIQKTKKPSLLKKIISKCERISKIGKVEEKDAKPTRRRKKARVCSLSKESDVGSNDESEKQTADSGKEKLPMLSQEYLVCHENADSCETLMLSDYYKPGLSSQEVGFPLSKDTGDTIVSEEQNQADLRSARIEPPGHDVDVDGCKTPTFTEYYSSKVLPRRKYSVCDDNIDGSRTPTYSEYYSNDLLLPSRLNYSGPNSSLPCGSRQDGCLIAEEPFNAIANESLAGACKPPTAANDRRTSPVSLTRPTACIVGLQGTSAGSRPVAVQEGVTLTNHSTGHSVSPLCPSLLIFPERIKVEKDREGDWDGVMDSDPSEDDGRNLVLTPPAKTYGRNRSGTSCPVEKEVRLQHLNQSESLGTQSRAAHVVNLDDSNVEDLISVEAVIGDSDSSLSVNSDVKEVANNVIPSCVGFNSREVPMTSNVNLQGVVSSEPLYSPDSVIMRPKHCAAMVVTKPLHPSSVIAKPPQSELEPHTTLHLASNESIKNLSRTPGALQNRSCAVPSTMRSTASSAPGPSTSRMFPQASSVQVPRAPPGPFGSRGPDVQPGGKDPETAATKQSFQECWRPYFVRAQHKVHADRKFNTNPNFQHMETYADGILTEFLKKELSQKSVDATVYSLTNYSRGMTAEILAISIIRATMNNISRDYVEVRKGMPRITDAEHHLLALVFKLSNVAEFRCTKDAILSSVVYGMFRLCRTPQADVLYALTRLFVLLCLRYRLYTHILMLCCDALFTLNYGAFPVVYAALFLYDKLLLRANLGKEQPLCLVISHVLLSHQNINDTPLFKVESLKKLVCKRYGYQRGEFMFPDVLKKLSGWLREGRVTYMERAYLILAKKQPWHIVNREIIKKQLMMMLSEWQDQKLSETSVLVVIRLLGYVPRSFPCCPKTFVVVAEVLDTLSGLLGRPGNTAQIEEAVVTAVMALANHAFSRVLGIVRSWKPLRPLPDTFFDPLYSMRKFRDWPALLETAKVKTTQ
- the LOC134528365 gene encoding uncharacterized protein LOC134528365 isoform X3, with amino-acid sequence MADWDFDNWVAVCKDCERYQGEIRLLKEKQEKVQQLLVAKDQIIDDVQNFRQLIINTDGVYKSLSKVAAAKQRLKERNALYQERQRLMLSVVSRLTVLIYSSLHFMRLWEDEHEITKRAIDVTVDQRQQLEQQNAKLLGIEQMQKQYVALVAEQAEKLKVVENMEKEVANLKKIVKKQDRQHTKTLERAVSAFLEILSQYHMERKLSRKQAVWLENCEKSMAGKKISDAMRYTPLFKSLEEVKEDDVDGEDDCDETLSAKVDTSSRDVAVGDSDCALLHDACVGTEDLITEVSGLAGDRTARSETVVPGVDDGCSDKSPDSGIQTLQSPLSQASQETECWTGSVDSCRNLQLPTIVSAPFSLEEGYMSESPATPYNDWSMVDHDYYRRDDNVAKPQDIHGMSLITDPHRTKESGDVDSIRTSTPYMTKRLHVGESTEHMAKSVDKQLEHVFGVIGTVSPKTYPGKRQLRVAKEKVIIVDKEQTNTSEKVVTHSDMQQVDIPEREQNPVDKENSRNQDSCLDNQKAIPLKKRQILVEVEQQKALSLEALLLEASGDEAATNAKSGPTVFEKCERGRMNEPAGNITEEMFQGWGSDFTSPRKNPVCDGVQQTSSGKNVPVPLKSIFDVSSESDEDPVKKQAVLALEDGGGVDKRQVSAEQELFGDFIDTDEEDGWEAVENPLESMSEVKKVLKASTNLPELDFEKVSEAMETPLESTTEVGKALTIPDVPLEPISEIGKVVEMLEDSPVLMLEVGKAIGIVEEERTPEMCVMRRADENVEVHVSEEVMVHGDGASVVEERGSSIVRQDSHNEVIEDEVNGVGSLLTMTLEGEDTGGQPEGEDKGSEQVNNCVGNICKNDEVPNVENPPMKISKGSDEGTVVKEIIAAERECVNGSCGDRQLLANVVCDDQLQNQREDAKSPDIARMLAEFTQYCLLSPVSPEVLNEEGGGEQSQSGVSGIQVAGPADRIAEPSAGEQHTGKDSSMENVECELEIKYVSVKATNKERRKTRKLPKQDVSQVMCEKQNGADKQLSTEICRVEKKCVKNYEPSHQIINLQESSLTRITTDLKDCVETYFTKIMDETVHKREFEDFVAKEFTPFKNAITETLEEIKAKITSFQETSASCGGMSGRGTPGSAKRSSGVTLSQRKRVRKTRDTIDTTPPQPHRSTRSHASRRSSTRSLVSSGSRDAGVNNVESSDSDCNSESSFIKLPAKCGRRLVLSSSDSSDEELLKRRCRNSVCKVSLKNILLKGDNSNELAASGKQLVVGKKDCSNIKCTGEENITVKSNENNCFNAEPVSVQDDSNVEVVSFMDTSNAEHIHIPNNSNVETEVGRGRALRKRNISVCESEDSGGCKGKRGNVKRRTAFESRRKSSLLSSEKEVESDEETPPPCSRKKNNLRKSKSIKKLGIFETLKPNVETKSQMEIAVRSEQFELKERSSESAPTGKINNTAILENGCVRRMEYKIPNAKPLRIARKGNNDLEENLPYNLDLNFKREYLSEKFKAISNARTIQKTKKPSLLKKIISKCERISKIGKVEEKDAKPTRRRKKARVCSLSKESDVGSNDESEKQTADSGKEKLPMLSQEYLVCHENADSCETLMLSDYYKPGLSSQEVGFPLSKDTGDTIVSEEQNQADLRSARIEPPGHDVDVDGCKTPTFTEYYSSKVLPRRKYSVCDDNIDGSRTPTYSEYYSNDLLLPSRLNYSGPNSSLPCGSRQDGCLIAEEPFNAIANESLAGACKPPTAANDRRTSPVSLTRPTACIVGLQGTSAGSRPVAVQEGVTLTNHSTGHSVSPLCPSLLIFPERIKVEKDREGDWDGVMDSDPSEDDGRNLVLTPPAKTYGRNRSGTSCPVEKEVRLQHLNQSESLGTQSRAAHVVNLDDSNVEDLISVEAVIGDSDSSLSVNSDVKEVANNVIPSCVGFNSREVPMTSNVNLQGVVSSEPLYSPDSVIMRPKHCAAMVVTKPLHPSSVIAKPPQSELEPHTTLHLASNESIKNLSRTPGALQNRSCAVPSTMRSTASSAPGPSTSRMFPQASSVQVPRAPPGPFGSRGPDVQPGGKDPETAATKQSFQECWRPYFVRAQHKVHADRKFNTNPNFQHMETYADGILTEFLKKELSQKSVDATVYSLTNYSRGMTAEILAISIIRATMNNISRDYVEVRKGMPRITDAEHHLLALVFKLSNVAEFRCTKDAILSSVVYGMFRLCRTPQADVLYALTRLFVLLCLRYRLYTHILMLCCDALFTLNYGAFPVVYAALFLYDKLLLRANLGKEQPLCLVISHVLLSHQNINDTPLFKVESLKKLVCKRYGYQRGEFMFPDVLKKLSGWLREGRVTYMERAYLILAKKQPWHIVNREIIKKQLMMMLSEWQDQKLSETSVLVVIRLLGYVPRSFPCCPKTFVVVAEVLDTLSGLLGRPGNTAQIEEAVVTAVMALANHAFSRVLGIVRSWKPLRPLPDTFFDPLYSMRKFRDWPALLETAKVKTTQ
- the LOC134528365 gene encoding uncharacterized protein LOC134528365 isoform X1, giving the protein MADWDFDNWVAVCKDCERYQGEIRLLKEKQEKVQQLLVAKDQIIDDVQNFRQLIINTDGVYKSLSKVAAAKQRLKERNALYQERQRLMLSVVSRLTVLIYSSLHFMRLWEDEHEITKRAIDVTVDQRQQLEQQNAKLLGIEQMQKQYVALVAEQAEKLKVVENMEKEVANLKKIVKKQDRQHTKTLERAVSAFLEILSQYHMERKLSRKQAVWLENCEKSMAGKKISDAMRYTPLFKSLEEVKEDDVDGEDDCDETLSAKVDTSSRDVAVGDSDCALLHDACVGTEDLITEVSGLAGDRTARSETVVPGVDDGCSDKSPDSGIQTLQSPCTWAALCLFLLECVFRPAVIYRLGFVWQQTVSQASQETECWTGSVDSCRNLQLPTIVSAPFSLEEGYMSESPATPYNDWSMVDHDYYRRDDNVAKPQDIHGMSLITDPHRTKESGDVDSIRTSTPYMTKRLHVGESTEHMAKSVDKQLEHVFGVIGTVSPKTYPGKRQLRVAKEKVIIVDKEQTNTSEKVVTHSDMQQVDIPEREQNPVDKENSRNQDSCLDNQKAIPLKKRQILVEVEQQKALSLEALLLEASGDEAATNAKSGPTVFEKCERGRMNEPAGNITEEMFQGWGSDFTSPRKNPVCDGVQQTSSGKNVPVPLKSIFDVSSESDEDPVKKQAVLALEDGGGVDKRQVSAEQELFGDFIDTDEEDGWEAVENPLESMSEVKKVLKASTNLPELDFEKVSEAMETPLESTTEVGKALTIPDVPLEPISEIGKVVEMLEDSPVLMLEVGKAIGIVEEERTPEMCVMRRADENVEVHVSEEVMVHGDGASVVEERGSSIVRQDSHNEVIEDEVNGVGSLLTMTLEGEDTGGQPEGEDKGSEQVNNCVGNICKNDEVPNVENPPMKISKGSDEGTVVKEIIAAERECVNGSCGDRQLLANVVCGKSSFVGKQAAGNDKSNHSVQTIGDSIILCVDDQLQNQREDAKSPDIARMLAEFTQYCLLSPVSPEVLNEEGGGEQSQSGVSGIQVAGPADRIAEPSAGEQHTGKDSSMENVECELEIKYVSVKATNKERRKTRKLPKQDVSQVMCEKQNGADKQLSTEICRVEKKCVKNYEPSHQIINLQESSLTRITTDLKDCVETYFTKIMDETVHKREFEDFVAKEFTPFKNAITETLEEIKAKITSFQETSASCGGMSGRGTPGSAKRSSGVTLSQRKRVRKTRDTIDTTPPQPHRSTRSHASRRSSTRSLVSSGSRDAGVNNVESSDSDCNSESSFIKLPAKCGRRLVLSSSDSSDEELLKRRCRNSVCKVSLKNILLKGDNSNELAASGKQLVVGKKDCSNIKCTGEENITVKSNENNCFNAEPVSVQDDSNVEVVSFMDTSNAEHIHIPNNSNVETEVGRGRALRKRNISVCESEDSGGCKGKRGNVKRRTAFESRRKSSLLSSEKEVESDEETPPPCSRKKNNLRKSKSIKKLGIFETLKPNVETKSQMEIAVRSEQFELKERSSESAPTGKINNTAILENGCVRRMEYKIPNAKPLRIARKGNNDLEENLPYNLDLNFKREYLSEKFKAISNARTIQKTKKPSLLKKIISKCERISKIGKVEEKDAKPTRRRKKARVCSLSKESDVGSNDESEKQTADSGKEKLPMLSQEYLVCHENADSCETLMLSDYYKPGLSSQEVGFPLSKDTGDTIVSEEQNQADLRSARIEPPGHDVDVDGCKTPTFTEYYSSKVLPRRKYSVCDDNIDGSRTPTYSEYYSNDLLLPSRLNYSGPNSSLPCGSRQDGCLIAEEPFNAIANESLAGACKPPTAANDRRTSPVSLTRPTACIVGLQGTSAGSRPVAVQEGVTLTNHSTGHSVSPLCPSLLIFPERIKVEKDREGDWDGVMDSDPSEDDGRNLVLTPPAKTYGRNRSGTSCPVEKEVRLQHLNQSESLGTQSRAAHVVNLDDSNVEDLISVEAVIGDSDSSLSVNSDVKEVANNVIPSCVGFNSREVPMTSNVNLQGVVSSEPLYSPDSVIMRPKHCAAMVVTKPLHPSSVIAKPPQSELEPHTTLHLASNESIKNLSRTPGALQNRSCAVPSTMRSTASSAPGPSTSRMFPQASSVQVPRAPPGPFGSRGPDVQPGGKDPETAATKQSFQECWRPYFVRAQHKVHADRKFNTNPNFQHMETYADGILTEFLKKELSQKSVDATVYSLTNYSRGMTAEILAISIIRATMNNISRDYVEVRKGMPRITDAEHHLLALVFKLSNVAEFRCTKDAILSSVVYGMFRLCRTPQADVLYALTRLFVLLCLRYRLYTHILMLCCDALFTLNYGAFPVVYAALFLYDKLLLRANLGKEQPLCLVISHVLLSHQNINDTPLFKVESLKKLVCKRYGYQRGEFMFPDVLKKLSGWLREGRVTYMERAYLILAKKQPWHIVNREIIKKQLMMMLSEWQDQKLSETSVLVVIRLLGYVPRSFPCCPKTFVVVAEVLDTLSGLLGRPGNTAQIEEAVVTAVMALANHAFSRVLGIVRSWKPLRPLPDTFFDPLYSMRKFRDWPALLETAKVKTTQ